A stretch of the Vigna radiata var. radiata cultivar VC1973A chromosome 9, Vradiata_ver6, whole genome shotgun sequence genome encodes the following:
- the LOC106774372 gene encoding ubiquitin-like-conjugating enzyme ATG10, whose protein sequence is MDLNGAVEDIMPWEGTLSSSDFFLSARTFSEKWKMFNPSFPPWQWILCPKQHLVASHKVEGYLSMENMCHIKSSEVEDCNRSLTWKEDSNDSQREEPFDCGTLVCPEHEVNHYDFHIVYSSSYRVPVLYFRSYHSDGQLLSFNEIEKDLPCNSAKLLLESKWTFITHEEHPHLNRPWYKLHPCGTSEWMKLLFDGDSSLNRNGFVIERYLVSWFSVIGQVVGLKIPLEMLDTVVSNDS, encoded by the exons ATGGACTTAAACGGTGCTGTTGAGGACATAATGCCTTGGGAAGGGACTCTATCTTCAAGTGATTTTTTCCTTTCTGCTCGTACATTTTCTGAGAAGTGGAAAATGTTCAATCCTTCCTTTCCTCCATGGCAGTGGATCCTGTGTCCTAAACAGCATTTGGTTGCTTCTCATAAG GTGGAAGGATACTTGTCCATGGAGAACATGTGCCATATCAAATCAAGTGAG GTAGAAGATTGTAATAGAAGTCTGACATGGAAAGAAGATAGCAACGATTCGCAGAGAGAAGAGCCCTTTGATTGTGGCACTTTAGTAT GTCCAGAGCATGAAGTAAACCACTATGATTTTCACATCGTCTACAGTTCTTCATATAGAGTTCCAGTCCTGTATTTTCGTTCATACCATAGTG ATGGGCAACTATTGTCTTtcaatgaaattgaaaaggatCTTCCCTGTAACTCTGCAAAGTTACTATTAGAATCGAAATGGACATTTATAACTCATGAG GAACATCCACATTTGAATAGACCATGGTACAAATTACATCCATGTGGGACGAGTGAATGGATGAAGCTCCTCTTCGACGGTGATTCATCTTTGAACAGAAATGGTTTTGTTATTGAACGCTATCTGGTTTCCTGGTTCTCGGTCATTGGACAAGTAGTTGGTCTCAAAATTCCTTTGGAAATGCTGGATACTGTAGTTTCTAACGATTCTTAG
- the LOC106773282 gene encoding F-box protein CPR30-like — MANLSVEVITEILSRLPVKSALQLRSTCNWWRSLIDTIHFILFHLSKSHTTLILRHRSHLYTVNPQSLKKPLEITHPLMCYSNNIKVLGSCNNLIYISNVADIALWNPHLRKHRILPADCFNCPKSSLFAARIHGFGHDPASNDYKLVSITYFVDLHNRTFDSQVQLYTLKFDAGKNLPNMPYALYYAQTMGVLVGGALHWVITRKLEPDQPDLIITFDLTCESLHEVELPATLKGNFDMEVALLGGDQIDQLGNTETYLKKNSKNRNY; from the exons ATGGCAAATCTTTCGGTGGAAGTAATCACCGAAATCCTGTCTCGTCTGCCGGTGAAGTCAGCGTTGCAGCTCCGCTCCACCTGCAACTGGTGGCGCTCCCTCATCGACACCATCCACTTCATCCTATTCCACCTCAGCAAATCCCACACCACCCTCATTCTCCGTCATCGCTCCCACCTTTACACCGTCAACCCTCAATCCCTCAAGAAACCCCTCGAAATCACTCACCCTCTCATGTGCTACAGCAACAACATCAAGGTTCTCGGTTCTTGCAACAACCTCATCTATATCTCCAACGTCGCCGACATCGCCTTATGGAACCCTCACCTCCGCAAGCACCGGATTCTCCCCGCTGACTGCTTCAACTGCCCGAAATCTTCCCTCTTTGCAGCCCGCATCCATGGCTTCGGCCACGATCCCGCCTCCAATGACTACAAGCTCGTCAGCATTACTTACTTTGTCGATCTCCACAATCGCACCTTCGATTCCCAGGTCCAACTCTACACACTCAAATTCGACGCCGGGAAAAACCTCCCTAACATGCCCTACGCCCTCTACTACGCGCAAACCATGGGCGTCTTGGTCGGCGGTGCCCTTCACTGGGTCATTACTCGCAAACTCGAACCTGACCAACCCGATCTCATAATCACCTTTGACCTCACGTGCGAGAGCCTTCATGAAGTTGAACTCCCTGCAACCCTGAAAGGAAATTTCGATATGGAGGTGGCTCTGTTGGGAGG ggaccaaattgatcaaCTTGGAAATACAGAGACCTACTTGAAGAAAAACAGCAAAAATAGAAATTACTGA
- the LOC106773844 gene encoding feruloyl CoA ortho-hydroxylase 1-like yields MAAAMSSSDLSEFVMVKGNGVKGVSEMGLKSIPREYIQPLEERMVKVVHGESIPIIDMSNEDDNEVQDAICDAAEKWGFFQIINHGVPLHVLENVKDATHRFYEMPPQEKVKFTKQSSVSKHVRYGSSFSPEAEKALEWKDYLSLFYVSDEEAQSTWPPACRDEALEYMKRSEILIKKLLNALVKRLNVNEIDETNEALFMGSKRINLNYYPICPNHDLTVAIGRHSDVSTLTILLQDDTGGLHVRSPNHRDWIHVPPLSGALVINIGDALQVMSNGRYKSIEHRVSANGSKTRVSVPIFVNPRPSDAIGPLPQVLASGEKALYKNVLYSDYVKHFFRKSHDGKMTIEYAKIC; encoded by the exons ATGGCAGCAGCAATGTCGTCGTCAGATCTGAGTGAATTCGTGATGGTTAAGGGAAATGGTGTAAAGGGTGTTTCTGAGATGGGTCTGAAGAGTATTCCGAGAGAGTACATTCAGCCGTTGGAAGAGAGAATGGTGAAGGTTGTGCATGGAGAGTCGATTCCCATCATTGACATGTCGAATGAGGATGATAATGAAGTGCAAGATGCGATCTGTGATGCTGCTGAGAAATGGGGTTTCTTCCAAATCATCAATCATGGAGTTCCTCTGCATGTGTTGGAGAATGTGAAGGATGCAACTCATAGGTTCTATGAGATGCCACCTCAAGAGAAGGTTAAGTTCACCAAACAGAGTTCAGTTTCCAAGCATGTCAGGTATGGCTCTAGCTTTAGCCCTGAAGCTGAGAAAGCTCTCGAATGGAAGGATTATCTCAGTTTGTTCTATGTTTCTGATGAAGAAGCTCAGTCAACATGGCCACCTGCTTGCAg GGATGAAGCGCTAGAATACATGAAGAGATCTGAAATCttgataaaaaaacttttaaatgcGTTAGTGAAAAGGTTAAACGTGAATGAAATTGATGAGACCAACGAAGCATTATTTATGGGTTCAAAGAGGATCAATCTAAATTATTATCCTATTTGCCCTAACCATGACCTAACGGTAGCAATAGGGCGACATTCAGATGTCTCAACCCTTACTATTCTCCTTCAAGACGATACCGGCGGCCTCCACGTCCGGTCACCGAACCACCGTGACTGGATTCACGTGCCACCGCTCTCCGGTGCTCTAGTGATCAATATAGGCGACGCACTCCAAGTGATGAGCAATGGACGATACAAGAGTATTGAGCATCGTGTGTCAGCCAATGGAAGTAAAACTAGGGTTTCGGTTCCTATTTTCGTGAACCCTAGACCTTCCGATGCGATTGGCCCTTTGCCCCAAGTTCTTGCTAGTGGAGAGAAAGCCTTGTATAAAAATGTGTTGTATTCGGATTATGTGAAGCATTTCTTCAGAAAATCTCATGACGGGAAGATGACAATCGAATATGCCAAGATATGTTAG